The DNA sequence CCGCCTGACGGAAGCGCTGCAGGGCGGGGATGTGCAGGGCCTCGAAGTCCAGGCCGAAGATGCCTCCGGTCAGTAATCCGACCACCACGGTGAAGCCGCCGGCGATCATCAGCAGGCGGAACATCTTGGTCGTCGACTCGGCCAGGGGCAGAAAGCGCAGTACGGCCCAGGAGGCCAGAATCAGCAGCAGGCCGTAGCCGGCGTCGGTCAGGCAGAGGCCGAAGTAGAGGGCGAAGAAGAAGGCGAACAGCGGGGTGGGATCAAACTCACCGCTGCGGGGACGGCCGTAGAGGTCGGTGACCATCTCGAAGGGCCGCACGGCGCCGCGGTTCTTGAGGTAGACCGGCGGCTCCTCGTCGGCGTCGGGATCGCGCAGCTCGTAATGCACCAGCTCCAGCTCGCCCAGGGCCTCCTCGAGCTCGCCGACGGTGTGGGGGGGCACCCAGCCGCGCAGCAGGATGGTCTGCTCGGTGGCCGTGGAGTTGGCGACGACTTCCTCGCCCTGCTCGATGGTGCTGCAGCGATCCAGGGCCAGGTAGAGGGGATCGCGCAGTTCGAGGAGTTCGGCACCGCGCCGGCGGGAGCGCTCCAGCTCCTTGCTCGCCTCCTCCAGCTCCCGGCTGACGTCTTCCAGGCGCTCGGCGGGGGGGGTGTCGCCGCTCAAGGGGCAATCGGACAGCTCGAAGCCCTTGAGCACCTCGCGCACCTCATCGTCGACGGAGGTGTGCCAGGCCAGCAGCAACAGCGCCTCGCCGCCCCGGGTGTCCAGCAGCTCGCTGTGCACCAGTTCACCGGCGGCGCCGATGAGGGCGGCGTTGAAGGGACCGAGCTGTTTGAGGTTGAGACTGTAGGCGCCGATGAAGGCGCTGCGGGTGCCGCCCAGGCCGTTCGGCGCCACGGGCAGGCCGCGCCAGCGCTCGAGGGCGGCCCGTTCCTCGGACAACCGTTCGAGGCGCTTGCGCAGTCCGCTCGCTTCCTCGACCAGCTCCTCGACGCGCTCGACGGCGGCCTCGGCGTCGAAGTCGTCGTCGAAGGGATCGGCGGTTTCGACCTTGCGGCCCATCAGGCCCTCGAAGAAACCGGCCTTGGGAGCCAAACGGTCCAGGTAATCCAGCGCGCGCTCGATCCGCTCGCGCAGTCGGCGGGAACGCCGGGCCGGCTCGGGATCGGGGCGCTCGTCGCCGTCATCTTCCTCGGTTTCCCGGCTCTCCAGCTCGACGACGCCGGCCGCCGCCAGGCAACGCAAACACTCGCGGCGACGGCTGCCGTGGAGCAGGAGTTCCAGGCGCTTGACGGTCAGGTTGGCCATGAGGGGACGGGCTTCTCCGGGGTGGGGACGCTCGCGGGAAGCAGGGAACGGCCGCCGGATCCGCGCTTCTGCGGTAACGGCCGCGGATCAGCTCCGGTTCAGGGCGTCGATGATCAGCTTGCTGGCCCGGGGCAGGCGTTCCCGGGCTACGTTTTCGAGTTCCTCGAGGCGCTCGGCGCTGCGCCGACGCCGCTCTTCGGCCTCACGCTCAGCCGCGTCGCGGGTCTTGGCGAGCAGCTCTTCGACCTCGCTCTCGGCCCGGCTGACGGCCTGGTCGAATTCCTCTTCGGCCCGGGTCCGGGCCTGACGCACCCGGCGCTGGGACTCGTTTTCGGCGGTCTTGACCCGGTCCACACTCCGGCCCTCGGCGCGGCGGATCTGCTCGAGCAGGGAGTTGCGGGCGGCGTCGCTGGCGGGTTTATCGGTCATCGGCATCGGAGGGGATGGATTGGGCGACCATCGGAGACGGCGGGCCGCTCCAGACTGTTCGTCCGTGGGGGCGAATGCGGGTTATTATCGTAGACAGACTAGCACAGTCGGGGTCTTTTCGTCAACGAGACGCGGGCCGAATGCGGCCCCGATACGCCCCGTCCCAAAGTTCCGGCGGGGCCGCGACGGCGCGTTGACAGTCGGGGCCGCAGGGCTTACAATCCTGGGGCGGCCCGGCGGCGTCCCCGCTTGCTGACAACCCCTCCGAGCCGTCGACGGCATGGGCATCCGACCGCGCCACCGTCCATCGATAGAAGCTTCGTCAACCCAGAACAGACCCGGAGCGCCCTTGCGTCGTACCATCCCAACCGCACTGATCCTGACGCTCCTGACGCTCCTGGCGCTGCCGGCGGCGGTGGCCGCCGACGACCGGGGCGATACCGGAGCCCAGCCCGGCTATACCTTCACCTTCGGCGGCGGCAAGAAGCTAAACCAGGTCGGCGCCGACTACAGCTACACTTTCGCCCTGGCCGACGACATCGAGCTCCAACTGACCACGACGCAGAACATCTCCGACCGGCCGGAGGCTGAGAGCGAGAGGATCGAGCGCACCCTGCGCGCCGATTTGATCTACGCTCTGGGCGACAAGCAGAAGATCACCACCTACTACGAGCAGGGCGAGAGCTACTCCGACAACAGCAAGTCCCAGCAGCGCTTCAAGTCCTTCACCCACCGCATCGGGGCCACCACCAACTACACCTTCTCCGACAAGCTCAAGGCCGACTTCTCGGCCTACCTCAACATCAGCAACATCGAGGAGGAGAGCTACCAGTACTTCTTCGATTTCATCGACCGCGAGTACGACATGCTGGCGGCCTACGGGACCCTCAACGTCAGCTACCACCTCTCCGAGGCCGGCCGACTGGACCTCTCCGCCCAGCTCTCCCGGGACGCGCGCACCTACCCCAACCAGCCCCTGCTGGATTCCGAGTACTACTACGGCGTCTTCACCAGCTCCCTCAACGGAGCCTACACCCTGAGTCCCCGAACCAGCTTCAATCTGCGCTACACCTTCAGCGGTCAGCTGCACCGTGATCGGAAACTGATCGAGCGCGACATGGATCTCTACAGCAACAGCCTGGCCGCCGACACCGCCATCGATCTACCGGCCGACCTGGAGCTGACCCTCAACGGCGAGTACTCGGACAGCCAAACCTTCTACCTCAACGAAGAGGTCTGGCTGGACAAATATTACTACCTGATCTACCCCGAGCTGCACCCCATCCCCGAGTATCGCACCAAGACCCCGATGTCCCCCCTCTACAACACCCGCACCGAGTCGTTGAACTGGAAGGTCGGGCTCAACTTCGATCCCACCGACGACTCCAAGCTCCACTGGTCGTTCACCCGTAACGACGAAACCCGCAACTACACCGACGACAACGGACTGGCCCCCCCGCCGCGCTTCAGTGTGGCCGATTCGATCTACGAATACTACAAGAACGCCATGCTGACCGATTCCCAGCTCGACCTGGGTCTGGGCTTCGTCATGACCCTGCGGCACAGCATCGTGCTGGATTCCTACGTTTACACCATCGCCGAGAACCGTGACGTCCACCGCCTCAGCCAGACAATCCGCTCCGGCGTCAAGTGGAAGCTGACCCGCTACACCGAGCTGTTCACCAATATCGATCTGGGGTTCGACCGCACCGTGCGTGAATCCTCGAGCTCCCTGCCCCGGGGGAGCAACCTGGAACTGGAGTTCGGCGGCGAGAGCCGTGTCGCCGACGGCGTGCGGGTCAAGTACACGGTGGCCTTCGAACGCTACAACCAGCGCAGCGAAGACTTCTCCTCGGGGAGCGACAGCCTTAAGCGCAAGTTCTCCATCGAACCCACCTTCAGCATCTCCGATTATTGGAACCTCAGGTTCTCCGGTGATTTCTCCGAGCAGATCAGCTTTCCCGTCGGCGGCGAGACCGGCACCACCTGGCTACGCTACTCCAACGACATCAGCGCCATCGTCAACTTGACCCCCTCGCCCCGCCTCTCCTTCGAGTTCTATTATAACTGGGATTACAGCTCCTCACAGTACACCGACACCTCCTACTCCTCCGAGCACAGTATCGGGATGGAGATCTCCTATAACGTCTTCGGCGATCTGATAGTGGCCTTCGACGCCAACTACCTCCTCGACGAGTACGACCCCGACGACACCTCGTTCAATATCGGCCTCAACCTGCGCAGCCGCTTGTTCTAGGTCCACTGCGCAATCCGGTTCGCCGAGTCGACGGGGATCGCTGTCCCGGCCGATCGCGGCGCAGCGGCGGACCGCTCTTCGGCGACCGACGATGACCTCCCCCATCCAAACAGCCTATCGCGTCGACGGACCGCCCTACGACGGCGGGCAATTGACCACCCACTGGCCCCGGCGCTTCGCCGGTCTGGAAAGCGACGCCCTGGCGGCCTGGCGCGGCCCGGCCCGGGTCCCGACAACCGCCCTCGTCGATCTCGTCGACCGCGACGCCGGCGCGGTGATCGTCGCCGCCGAGATGCTGCACCTCGTCGGGGTCTTCTTCGGCCGCGGGCTGCCGGAGATGGTCCTACGCCAGCGCCTCTACGTCGCCCGAACGGCCGACGAGCTGCGCCGGCGCGGAACGGCCGTCGACTGCGTCGGCGACGACCTCTACCTTCACGGAGCCCCCCCGCGCAAACTGTCGGTATCCATCGCCACCCGCAGCCCCGTGGCGGGCCTGCTGCACCTGGGAATCAACATCGATCCCGCCGGAGCACCGGTGCCCGCCGTCGGCCTCAATGAACTGGGCCTGGAGGTCGATGACTTCGCTCGGAGCCTGCTGGAGCTGCTGGCCGCCGAGGAACGGGCCGTCGAACTCGCCGCGGCCAAGGTCCG is a window from the Candidatus Coatesbacteria bacterium genome containing:
- a CDS encoding DUF366 family protein, translated to MTSPIQTAYRVDGPPYDGGQLTTHWPRRFAGLESDALAAWRGPARVPTTALVDLVDRDAGAVIVAAEMLHLVGVFFGRGLPEMVLRQRLYVARTADELRRRGTAVDCVGDDLYLHGAPPRKLSVSIATRSPVAGLLHLGINIDPAGAPVPAVGLNELGLEVDDFARSLLELLAAEERAVELAAAKVRAVE